From the genome of Thermoanaerobacterium sp. PSU-2, one region includes:
- the arsD gene encoding arsenite efflux transporter metallochaperone ArsD, with product MRKITIYEPAMCCPTGLCGVSVNPELLRISTVLNKLKKKGIEIERYNLTNSPMKFITNKTVNKMINEKGVDELPFTLVDEEVAITGRYPTNEELAHFLDIPVSFFDE from the coding sequence ATGAGGAAGATAACAATTTATGAACCAGCAATGTGTTGTCCTACTGGTCTTTGTGGTGTTAGCGTTAATCCTGAATTGTTGAGAATATCAACGGTATTAAATAAATTGAAGAAAAAAGGCATAGAAATAGAACGGTATAATCTAACAAACTCACCAATGAAGTTTATAACTAACAAAACAGTAAACAAAATGATTAATGAAAAGGGTGTCGACGAGTTGCCGTTCACCCTTGTTGATGAAGAAGTTGCAATCACAGGTAGGTATCCGACAAATGAAGAACTTGCACATTTTCTTGATATTCCTGTCAGCTTTTTCGATGAATAA